The genomic stretch AACACGCCAAACATCTTGGACGTACTTGGCATTCGTTGGCTGGTCCGACCAATGCGGCATCGCCACTATAGGCACACCAGAGCTGATTGCCTCTAATGTCGAGTTCCATCCACAATGTGTCACAAAACACCCAATGGACGGGTGTGCTAGGACCTCCAGCTGCGAGCACCATGGCACAATGAGACCCCTCCCTTTTGCCTTATCAGCGAAGGTTGCAGGTAGCTTCGAAGTCTCCTTAGCCCGGACGACCCATAAGAAGGGCTTGTCAATGTTGTAGAGACCTTCGGCTACCTCAGTCATCTGTTTGGAGCTTAGGGAGGCTATGCTGCCGAAGGAGACATAAACAACAGACAGCGAGGGGTGGGCGTCAAGCCACGCCTTGGTTTCAAACGTCTTTGGGGTGTGGAGGTGGATGCCACAGGATGCATCATTTGGAAGGCGATTGTCAAGGTACACCGATGGCATGGTTGGGCCGACCGTCTTGGCACCCCATGCAGAAGTCAAGTAGTCTGCTTCCTATGAATGTGACAACGATGCAGTGTCAAAATTAAATACtactcatatatatatatatataaacgaGAGATATTTTAGTTTTGCCCTAAGTCAACCTATTTAAATTTCGactaagtttatataaaaatgcaCCAACACTTGTTACATCAAATTAGTTTAATTGGATCGATCACAAAGTGTCTTCTAATAATTCATTACATGATATTAttgattttaatttttttataaatctGGTTCAAGTTAAAAAGTTTGTCTTAAGACAAAACAAAACTAAAACGTAACACGAATTGAGTAGCATGCAATCAGTGCCATGTCATGTTCATGCGTGGATGTACATGAGCTGAGCTCACCTGTGGCTCCAAGTCATAGAACGAGTTGACAAGCACGTGGTCCACGGTGTCCAACCCCACGAACTGGTTCATCAGCAACTCCAGGAGTCCCGGGGGAAGGTTCTTGTCGACCATGAACGTGGGCAGGTCGGTCAGTTCGAGCTGGGACGGCAGCCCGTCCAGCTCCGGCGGCAATTCCTcccgcaccggcggcggcgggatcctgCCAGCCCGCAGGTGCGTGTACAGCACGTCCACGGCGCACGTCTGCGTGAGGAACGCGGCGCacgccgcgccgtgccgcctCGCCACGCCCTGCGCCCACGGCAGGAACGCGTCGTACACCACCCCGTGCACCGGCCGGCCCAGCTCCGACTCCGACCGGAGGAGCTGGTCCACGGACCCGGGCCCGGCGGCGTTGAGCCGCTCGAAGTAGGGGCCGCGGTGCCCTCCTACACCGTCGGGGCCGACGTCGTCGCAGCCGTCGGAGAAGACAGCGATGTGGACGGAGCCGGTGGCCGCCGGCCTGGCCGAGCTGGCGACGAAGCGGGTCACCGCGAGGGTGCACCGGACGCTGCTGTGGCCGGCGAGAACCTTGGCGAATTGGAAGAGCGGGTTGATGTGGCCCTGGGACGGGTATGGCAGGACGAGGATGTGGATGCGGTGATCGGAGTAGTTCACCATGGCTATATGTGAGCTTGATGACAATACTGCCTAGGCCGATGTTTAGTGTACAGAAAGAGATCCATGTCCAGGCTATATATATAGGCGTTGCCGCAATGTTTCAATTAAAATTTGCTTCATCAGCAAAACATTTTGTGTACAGAAATTAAGCTGAATGTTTCAATTAAACGAGccaaacttttttttataaatatatatccGCAAAATTAAGCTGCAAGTAGCCGCAACCCGGAACTTAATTACTTCTTGTACATGCAACTCTTTGTGTATGCACACGTAAACCATCAGTAAAATTATGCTGAATTAAATCCCATATAAGTGCCAGCTCGGCTGTTCTGGAAACTACGATGGTTAATCACCATCACATGTGTTTTAgcgtgtggctggaaggtagccATCGTCTTCTTTAAGCGCCGTCATTGCCTGTCTGATCACGCAGATTAGGTCGTTTTCACCCCAGAATATAAGATCAGGGTCACCAGTGACCATAATGCCTATATTAAGGTGAACGTTTGAGGGCATCGTCACTGTTTGTGCCAGCCAAAGATGGGCAAGGCTTTCACCTATACTCCATCCCGAGAACCAAAAAGCCCAAAAGCCCATCATCATCCATCCCGAGAACCACGGACATTGTCAACTCTCCGAGATATATGATCTCCTAAAATCTTCGATTCCATCATTATGGGTGAAAATGACACAACATATACTTTGATGCCCGGCCTGCTTTTTGCACGAGCTGATACTTTAAGTTTGAACCCAACCACTCGCCGTAAATTATAAGATGGTGTCACAATAGCATGCTGTTGCTGACGTGTCACTGCTGACATATATGGCTTACGCAACCGATGAAGGATATATACTCCTCCCATATGTGGTGAGCGCGCCATTGCTTTTAATAAACCGACGATCGGTCGAGAGCCAGCATCTTCTTCAGTTGGAGAGGCATATTTTGTTACAGGCTTACAGCTCGACTTGACAACGATTTTGTTAGATATATGCGCTTGGTCCATATAAATAATTAGGTTTATTAGCGTAAGAGAGGAGAGAAACTTGGCACCTTTAGAACTCATACATTCTGATCTCtgtgagatgaatggtgtgttgacaaatggtggaaagagatacttcatgatattgattgatgatgcggctagattttgctatgtttatttgttgaaaactaaggatgaagcgttagactactttaaaatctataatgCAGAAGTTGAGAATCAGcttgagagaaagatcaagcGTTTAAGGTCAAATCGTGGTGGTGATTATTTCCCTAAAATATTCGATGAATTTtgtgaagaacatggtattattcatgagaggaTGCCTCCCTATTGGCCCGAATCAAACGGGATTGCTGAGAGAAAAAACCACACGTTAACTGATCTGGTTAACGCCATGTTAGGCACTACTggtttatctaaggcatggtggggggagtgtcggtgttttagaccggcaacccgcctagggggtaccctaggtggtcttttgtgcggtaaggatcgtcgagaatcaaggaatcaatggtgatgcaagggacacgatttatacaggttcaggccgctagatcgcgtaataccctacgtcctgtgtgttggtttgtatttgatgaactggagttgttgttgagaggggtccctgcccgcccttatatacacgggagggcagggttacaagtctgagtcctaatcgggtactattacagagttctactcggtaaggcctaagtagttttccataaacatacttgactagtccgagcagggtacgcccatccttgttctgatcttgtccgagtacgtcccttagtgggccgtccaaggtctactcgtgggcctggggtgtatgcccgataGGGAGGCtttattgacttcatgtcatgtcctgaatagaGTTTTGAACAAGAATAAAGAGCAAACTCCATACGAGATGTGGGTtgggagaaaaccatcactttcttatttgcGCACTTGGGGATGCTTGACGAAAGTCAATCTACCAATCCCTGAGAAGCGCAAGTTGGGACTTTAGATggtggattgtgtctttctaggaTATGCTTAGAGGAGTATtgcttatagatttttagtagtTAAATCAGAGATACCTGATATGCATGTTGATACTATTATGCAAtctcgtgatgcaacattttttggGAATATCTTTCCTATGAAAGATATGCATAGAACTTCTAGATTTTCCTCTGAGATAATTCCTAAACCAATTGCATCTATTAAGTCTTCTGAACAATCTGATGAGCATGAGGAGGTCATTTAGAAGGATGACAGTGAAGCTCCTAGAAGGAGTAAGAGACAGAGGATTGGAAAATCCTTTGGCGATAATTTCACTGTGTACCTTGTGGATGATACGCCCACATCCATTGCTgaggcatttgcatctccaAAGGCAGATTATTAGAAAGAAGCTATCCATAATGAGATGGACtcgattctttctaatggaatcTGGGAGCTCACTGAACGACCCTATGGCTGCAAACCAGTGGGttgtaaatgggtgttcaagaagaagcttaggcctgatggtactattgagaaGTACAAGGCATGTCTTGTGGCTAAAGGCTacacacaaaagaaaggtgAAGATTTCTTTGATACTTACTCACCCATCGCTAGAT from Setaria italica strain Yugu1 chromosome II, Setaria_italica_v2.0, whole genome shotgun sequence encodes the following:
- the LOC101767126 gene encoding UDP-glycosyltransferase 74F2, with protein sequence MVNYSDHRIHILVLPYPSQGHINPLFQFAKVLAGHSSVRCTLAVTRFVASSARPAATGSVHIAVFSDGCDDVGPDGVGGHRGPYFERLNAAGPGSVDQLLRSESELGRPVHGVVYDAFLPWAQGVARRHGAACAAFLTQTCAVDVLYTHLRAGRIPPPPVREELPPELDGLPSQLELTDLPTFMVDKNLPPGLLELLMNQFVGLDTVDHVLVNSFYDLEPQEADYLTSAWGAKTVGPTMPSVYLDNRLPNDASCGIHLHTPKTFETKAWLDAHPSLSVVYVSFGSIASLSSKQMTEVAEGLYNIDKPFLWVVRAKETSKLPATFADKAKGRGLIVPWCSQLEVLAHPSIGCFVTHCGWNSTLEAISSGVPIVAMPHWSDQPTNAKYVQDVWRVGVRVPPDSQGVMRREEIEVCVRQVMEGELREEFKIRALEWSKKAKKAMSKGGSSDINISDFLSKFGHHK